In Halopelagius longus, the following proteins share a genomic window:
- a CDS encoding methyl-accepting chemotaxis protein, translating into MITLRTAVGGVGRRLGLVADRIGSLAPERIRRSYARKLAALFLVVLLLFAGFAAMEYRAVSEKVHANEQEELQQTAELQATQLGEWMSQRRETARMLSAYGIYDQHESLVSERLTREVDKLPAGYRAIHYVDTNSGKVVASSDESAVGTTPWKGTDLVASAGSSFSQNVVRSSPYASRSGERVIAFASGVQTRPARAIVVTADVSALESRLDTSVEGSFVRVVSTDGDVMFDGSGAESPSLRSDGELLSLAQSGKSGVTERPADDSMDEKHLLAYAPTGEGSVVLVYAPTRTAYGLQHTVGTHVFLIVGLAVVSLAGVGGVLRRNTVTPLNRLNSTVDRLRAGELDASVESSRDDEFGDVFAGIAQMRDDLRDQRADAEAYREVMERTADGDLTARMDEESRSQEMSTIAEAFNDMMDELSATVRRVSQFGEDVAELGREVAASTDEVSERSRAVSESIEQISAGAAQQSSGIAQVSEEMDDLSASIQQIASAADELATLSEETAERAHGGADAATDALDGMDDIRAETERTVEEIERLDGHLREIEAVVGVISDVAEQTNILALNAEIEAARAGEAGEGFAVVSHEVKSLAEETQESASEISALVEDIAEQRQRVVRRVERMQEGVRSGAEDVEGALDSLDDIVVRVEETNDSVLEITDATGGQASSSQEVLSMADDIASIAEEMTAEAGAVAETAEEQTATVDDVNEQMQSLSTDTDRLVTMLDRFEVAGSDGRPDAAADGERSLREEPTGGDRTSEEAPAVGTEPDAGDESGSDGDPPSADEPASDAEAESGFEFDSVTASDGDAEPSDGDEQSEATDAESDFAAPDGDDSTVADAAEESETEATARPTPDGGHADDD; encoded by the coding sequence ATGATTACTCTCCGCACAGCGGTCGGTGGCGTCGGCCGCCGACTGGGACTGGTCGCCGACCGCATCGGGTCGCTCGCGCCCGAGCGGATTCGGCGGAGCTACGCGCGTAAGTTGGCCGCGCTCTTTCTCGTCGTCCTCCTTTTGTTCGCCGGGTTCGCGGCGATGGAGTACCGAGCCGTCTCCGAGAAGGTCCACGCCAACGAACAGGAGGAGCTCCAACAGACCGCCGAACTGCAGGCGACGCAGCTCGGCGAGTGGATGAGCCAACGCCGCGAGACGGCCCGGATGCTCTCGGCGTACGGCATCTACGACCAGCACGAATCGCTCGTCAGCGAGCGGTTGACTCGCGAGGTGGACAAGCTTCCGGCCGGCTACCGGGCCATCCACTACGTGGACACGAACAGCGGGAAAGTCGTGGCCAGCTCCGACGAGTCCGCCGTGGGAACGACGCCGTGGAAGGGGACGGACCTCGTCGCGTCCGCGGGGTCGTCGTTCTCCCAAAACGTCGTCCGGTCGTCCCCGTACGCCTCTCGGTCGGGCGAGCGAGTCATCGCGTTCGCGTCCGGAGTCCAGACGCGCCCCGCGCGCGCCATCGTCGTGACCGCCGACGTGTCGGCGTTGGAGAGCAGGCTCGACACCTCCGTCGAGGGGTCGTTCGTCCGCGTCGTCTCGACGGACGGCGACGTGATGTTCGACGGAAGCGGCGCGGAGTCGCCGTCGCTCAGGTCCGACGGGGAACTGCTCTCTCTCGCCCAGAGCGGCAAGAGCGGCGTGACGGAGCGTCCGGCCGACGACTCGATGGACGAGAAACACCTGCTCGCGTACGCGCCGACGGGCGAGGGGTCGGTCGTCCTCGTGTACGCGCCGACGCGGACGGCGTACGGCCTCCAACACACCGTCGGGACGCACGTCTTCCTCATCGTCGGCCTCGCCGTCGTCTCCCTCGCCGGAGTCGGGGGCGTCCTCCGCCGGAACACGGTGACGCCGCTGAACCGACTCAACTCGACCGTAGACCGACTGCGGGCGGGCGAACTCGACGCGAGCGTCGAATCGAGCCGAGACGACGAGTTCGGCGACGTGTTCGCGGGCATCGCGCAGATGCGCGACGACCTCCGGGACCAACGGGCGGACGCCGAGGCGTACCGCGAGGTGATGGAGCGCACCGCCGACGGCGACCTGACCGCCCGGATGGACGAGGAGAGCCGTTCGCAGGAGATGTCCACCATCGCCGAGGCGTTCAACGACATGATGGACGAACTGTCCGCGACGGTGCGTCGGGTCTCGCAGTTCGGCGAGGACGTGGCCGAACTCGGGCGGGAAGTCGCGGCGAGCACGGACGAGGTGAGCGAGCGGAGCAGAGCGGTGAGCGAGTCCATCGAACAGATATCCGCCGGGGCCGCCCAGCAGTCGTCGGGCATCGCGCAGGTGTCCGAAGAGATGGACGACCTCTCGGCGTCCATCCAGCAGATAGCCTCCGCCGCGGACGAACTCGCCACGCTCTCCGAGGAGACGGCGGAACGCGCCCACGGCGGGGCCGACGCCGCGACGGACGCCCTCGACGGGATGGACGACATCCGCGCGGAGACCGAACGCACCGTCGAGGAGATAGAGCGACTCGACGGTCATCTCCGCGAGATAGAGGCCGTGGTCGGAGTCATCTCCGACGTGGCCGAGCAGACGAACATCCTCGCGTTGAACGCGGAGATAGAGGCCGCCCGCGCGGGCGAGGCCGGCGAGGGGTTCGCCGTCGTCTCCCACGAGGTGAAATCGCTCGCCGAGGAGACCCAAGAGTCCGCTTCGGAGATATCGGCCCTCGTCGAGGACATCGCCGAACAGAGACAGCGCGTCGTCCGGCGCGTCGAACGGATGCAGGAGGGCGTCCGGTCCGGCGCGGAGGACGTCGAAGGAGCGCTCGATTCCCTCGACGACATCGTCGTCCGCGTCGAGGAGACGAACGACAGCGTGTTGGAGATAACCGACGCGACCGGCGGACAGGCCTCCTCCTCCCAAGAGGTGCTGTCGATGGCGGACGACATCGCCAGCATCGCGGAGGAGATGACCGCCGAGGCGGGTGCCGTCGCCGAGACCGCCGAGGAGCAGACGGCGACGGTGGACGACGTGAACGAGCAGATGCAGTCGCTCTCGACGGACACCGACCGACTCGTGACGATGCTCGACCGCTTCGAGGTTGCGGGGTCCGACGGGCGACCCGACGCGGCGGCCGACGGCGAACGTTCGCTCCGTGAGGAACCGACCGGCGGGGACCGGACGTCCGAGGAGGCGCCCGCCGTCGGGACCGAACCGGACGCCGGCGACGAATCGGGGTCGGACGGCGACCCGCCGTCCGCCGACGAACCGGCGTCCGACGCCGAGGCCGAGTCCGGATTCGAATTCGACTCGGTGACCGCCTCCGACGGCGACGCCGAACCGTCGGACGGCGACGAGCAGTCGGAGGCGACCGATGCGGAGAGCGATTTCGCCGCCCCGGATGGCGACGACTCCACCGTCGCCGACGCCGCCGAGGAGAGTGAGACGGAGGCGACGGCGCGTCCGACGCCCGACGGCGGTCACGCTGACGACGACTGA